In a genomic window of Erinaceus europaeus chromosome 12, mEriEur2.1, whole genome shotgun sequence:
- the MILR1 gene encoding allergin-1 isoform X1: protein MMWGHSLLVFFFSVAVQQEALDCETRKRMKEFPPPSLESKMKTVMKGQHVSLSCSNKNKSLQVTYSLFRNKTHLKTQNRTGEPMVVNLTISEAYDLGPYKCKAQVSSCSKYSRVFNFTFVSGDSSAKGCPLCLQLLLPGLLLVLIIIILMLAFWIIPKYKSRKSMKEKASRNLHTQTEIYENLHKNQADEASVPGLESKQCVSTAPHETRHSQEIYATPVFQEVALGNTVTGNECKNVPVYSELNF, encoded by the exons ATGATGTGGGGACACAGCCTTCTCGTGTTCTTCTTCTCTGTTGCTGTCCAACAAGAGGCACTGGATTGTGAGACAAGGAAGAGAATGAAAG aatTTCCTCCTCCAAGTCTGGAGTCAAAAATGAAGACAGTCATGAAGGGTCAGCATGTATCCCTGTCTTGTTCCAACAAAAACAAGTCACTGCAGGTCACCTATTCTTTGTTTCGAAATAAGACACATCTGAAAACCCAGAACAGAACAGGTGAACCCATGGTAGTCAACCTAACAATCTCAGAAGCCTATGATTTGGGCCCCTACAAGTGCAAAGCTCAAGTTTCCAGCTGTTCAAAATACAGTCGCGTGTTCAACTTCACATTTGTTA GTGGTGACAGCAGCGCAAAGGGCTGTCCCCTGTGTCTGCAGCTACTGCTTCCAGGACTGTTACTGGTGCTGATTATAATAATCCTGATGCTGGCATTTTGGATAATACCAAAGTACAAATCAA GGAAATCTATGAAAGAGAAAGCTTCCAGAAATCTACACACACAGACTGAAATATATGAAAACCTCCATAAAAATCAAGCAG ATGAGGCATCTGTGCCAGGCTTGGAATCAAAGCAGTGTGTTTCCACAGCTCCACATG AAACCAGACACTCCCAGGAGATATATGCCACTCccgtgttccaggaggtggcactagGAAACACTGTGA CTGGTAATGAGTGTAAAAATGTTCCTGTTTACTCTGAACTCAACTTCTGA
- the MILR1 gene encoding allergin-1 isoform X2, translating to MMWGHSLLVFFFSVAVQQEALDCETRKRMKEFPPPSLESKMKTVMKGQHVSLSCSNKNKSLQVTYSLFRNKTHLKTQNRTGEPMVVNLTISEAYDLGPYKCKAQVSSCSKYSRVFNFTFVSGDSSAKGCPLCLQLLLPGLLLVLIIIILMLAFWIIPKYKSNEASVPGLESKQCVSTAPHETRHSQEIYATPVFQEVALGNTVTGNECKNVPVYSELNF from the exons ATGATGTGGGGACACAGCCTTCTCGTGTTCTTCTTCTCTGTTGCTGTCCAACAAGAGGCACTGGATTGTGAGACAAGGAAGAGAATGAAAG aatTTCCTCCTCCAAGTCTGGAGTCAAAAATGAAGACAGTCATGAAGGGTCAGCATGTATCCCTGTCTTGTTCCAACAAAAACAAGTCACTGCAGGTCACCTATTCTTTGTTTCGAAATAAGACACATCTGAAAACCCAGAACAGAACAGGTGAACCCATGGTAGTCAACCTAACAATCTCAGAAGCCTATGATTTGGGCCCCTACAAGTGCAAAGCTCAAGTTTCCAGCTGTTCAAAATACAGTCGCGTGTTCAACTTCACATTTGTTA GTGGTGACAGCAGCGCAAAGGGCTGTCCCCTGTGTCTGCAGCTACTGCTTCCAGGACTGTTACTGGTGCTGATTATAATAATCCTGATGCTGGCATTTTGGATAATACCAAAGTACAAATCAA ATGAGGCATCTGTGCCAGGCTTGGAATCAAAGCAGTGTGTTTCCACAGCTCCACATG AAACCAGACACTCCCAGGAGATATATGCCACTCccgtgttccaggaggtggcactagGAAACACTGTGA CTGGTAATGAGTGTAAAAATGTTCCTGTTTACTCTGAACTCAACTTCTGA